The Pollutimonas sp. M17 sequence TGCCATGCAGAGGCAGAACAAGCTGGCGCAACACGTGTATGAACTGGGCAGCGACATGCTCAGCGCGCGCGTCTCGCTGCTGGTGGCCGCACGCTACCAGCAAGAGGCGGCCGCCAACGACGACCCCAAGTTGCGCGAAGCCGGCAAGGCGATGCTGCTGGCGGCGCACGGCAAGCTTGAAGAAGTCCAGAAGGGCTATGACGAATTCCGCAAGGACACGCCCGACACGGCCGACGGCCGCCGCCTGGCGACCCGCATCGTCAGCTCCTACCGTCCCTATCTGGACGACGGCATCGACCCCATGGTGCAGGCGCTGGAAAGCGAGGACTACACCACCTTCTACTTCGTGAACAACGAATTCGGCATCGCCCGCAGCGAGGCCTTCGACGAGTCCATCCAGGCCTTCGTGACGCACGTCGACCGGGTCCAGGCCGGCTTCTACGATGACGCCGTGGCCAGCTTCCGCCAGGCGCTCATCGCCATCGGCGTCGCGGTCATCATCGGTTTCGTGCTGATGATCGTCATGCGCATCGTTTTCGGCCGCGTCGTGGTCAGGCCGCTGATCGAGGCCGGCACGCACTTCGACCGGATTGCCGGGGGCGACCTGACGCAGCGCGTGGAGGTTCGTTCGCGCAACGAGATCGGCGTGCTGTACGAGGCCTTGCGGCGGATGCAGGAAAGCCTGACGCGCACGGTGAGCACGGTGCGCCAGGGCGTGGAGGAGATCACGCTGGGTTCGCGCGAGATCTTCATGGGCAACACGGATCTGAGCAGCCGCACCGAGCAGCAGGCGGCGTCCTTGCAAGAGACGGCGGCGAGCATGGAGCAGTTGGCCAGCACGGTGCGCCAGAACACGGACAACGCGACGCAGGCCGACACGCTGGCCAAGAGC is a genomic window containing:
- a CDS encoding methyl-accepting chemotaxis protein: MSNSMQSPVTEKKSKARGKRGFRFGDAKVSSILMLVLATFMILIVAVGGLGAWFLQNNLDQVNAMQRQNKLAQHVYELGSDMLSARVSLLVAARYQQEAAANDDPKLREAGKAMLLAAHGKLEEVQKGYDEFRKDTPDTADGRRLATRIVSSYRPYLDDGIDPMVQALESEDYTTFYFVNNEFGIARSEAFDESIQAFVTHVDRVQAGFYDDAVASFRQALIAIGVAVIIGFVLMIVMRIVFGRVVVRPLIEAGTHFDRIAGGDLTQRVEVRSRNEIGVLYEALRRMQESLTRTVSTVRQGVEEITLGSREIFMGNTDLSSRTEQQAASLQETAASMEQLASTVRQNTDNATQADTLAKSASDVAARGGQAVSAVVDTMGEISTSSGKMVEIVGVIDGIAFQTNILALNAAVEAARAGEQGKGFAVVAGEVRSLAQRSAQAAKEIKVLIEESQLKVQAGAKQAGQAGEIMQEVVGSVQGVTTIMGEISSASHEQSDGIEQVNQAVTQMDSVVQQNAALVEEAAAAAGSLQDQATRLAEAVAVFKINANEVIDMQAKAVEVSAPKAYNALESSYS